The proteins below are encoded in one region of Planctopirus limnophila DSM 3776:
- a CDS encoding sigma-54-dependent Fis family transcriptional regulator yields MARRSFKPLSADTLLNEAHEPVFMVSSDRRLIYLNQALLHLAGFAKEQLLGESLDYVSTGDTSSPAALLATLAPPPDLPAPGETVVSAVYLPRVGMPPLATRITFWNLGNQPENNPVILGVVGRIPQPPVIKPGLAQTLHAELAAARLKWRHETTDDSLVGHAPLFRKAIHQAELAARNLAPILIVGENGTGKEHFARSIHQRSSVQRNAFVPLDCQILTEAMLHEVIQHALESVPSTTGTATLGPGTILLKSIDAAPRSFWQQLEQFRNTSMHRTEIPIRWMATSRLNSRQLLKREICDQQALVGISTIEIELPPLRERGRDALLIAQHLLEEQNRQAPRQLAGWSPEVQRLIGEYNWPGNIAELKRFVTESRERAQGSIIQVHDLPHFWQVGRDAQSVPPPRPVQIMPLDAALEAFEKEQIKQALEAARGNRSKAADLLEIPRPRLYRRMEQLGLGESES; encoded by the coding sequence ATGGCCCGCCGATCTTTCAAGCCTTTGTCGGCAGATACTCTCCTCAATGAAGCTCACGAGCCTGTCTTCATGGTCAGTTCCGATCGTCGGCTGATCTATCTCAATCAGGCTCTGCTCCATCTCGCTGGCTTTGCGAAAGAACAACTCCTTGGAGAATCGCTCGATTATGTCAGCACGGGCGATACCAGCTCACCCGCAGCGCTTCTCGCTACGCTGGCACCACCGCCCGATCTTCCCGCCCCGGGCGAAACAGTCGTTTCGGCAGTCTATCTCCCTCGCGTCGGCATGCCTCCTCTGGCCACACGCATCACGTTCTGGAATCTCGGCAACCAACCAGAAAACAATCCCGTGATACTGGGAGTGGTTGGACGAATTCCTCAACCACCGGTGATCAAGCCAGGGCTGGCGCAGACACTCCATGCCGAGTTGGCAGCTGCCCGGCTCAAATGGCGACACGAAACGACAGATGACTCACTGGTCGGTCACGCACCACTTTTCCGCAAGGCGATTCATCAGGCCGAGCTTGCCGCACGGAACCTGGCGCCCATTCTGATTGTCGGTGAAAACGGTACCGGTAAGGAACATTTCGCCAGAAGCATTCATCAGCGCAGCTCGGTGCAACGCAATGCCTTCGTGCCACTGGATTGTCAGATTCTGACAGAAGCCATGCTCCACGAAGTGATTCAGCATGCCCTCGAATCAGTACCGTCAACAACAGGGACCGCGACACTCGGGCCGGGAACCATCCTCCTCAAATCGATCGATGCGGCTCCAAGGTCTTTCTGGCAACAGCTCGAACAGTTCCGGAATACATCGATGCACCGTACCGAAATCCCCATCCGCTGGATGGCCACATCCCGGCTCAATTCCCGGCAGTTGCTCAAGCGAGAGATCTGTGATCAACAGGCTCTGGTGGGAATTTCGACCATCGAAATCGAATTGCCACCCCTGCGTGAACGAGGTCGAGATGCCTTATTGATCGCTCAACATCTGCTGGAAGAGCAAAACCGCCAGGCCCCTCGACAACTAGCAGGCTGGTCGCCGGAAGTGCAGCGATTGATCGGTGAATACAATTGGCCCGGCAACATCGCCGAGCTCAAACGGTTTGTCACCGAATCGCGTGAGCGCGCCCAGGGCTCGATCATTCAGGTCCACGATCTGCCTCACTTCTGGCAGGTCGGTCGTGATGCTCAAAGTGTGCCACCACCCCGACCTGTGCAGATCATGCCTCTCGATGCGGCCCTCGAAGCCTTTGAAAAGGAACAGATCAAACAGGCCCTCGAGGCGGCTCGCGGCAATCGCTCGAAAGCAGCCGATCTCCTTGAAATCCCCAGGCCCAGGCTCTACCGGCGCATGGAGCAACTGGGACTGGGAGAATCGGAAAGTTAA
- a CDS encoding ArsR family transcriptional regulator: MTKLAGAKSSTAKVVGEESRTVASANWTFMTNHTHVLLSLYRQPDQRLRDVAVAVGITERMVQRVVAELVEANYLMITKQGRCNRYTVNASLQLRHPLEKHHTIGELLDLLSLDPGDDKA; encoded by the coding sequence ATGACCAAACTGGCTGGAGCGAAATCTTCAACAGCCAAAGTTGTGGGCGAAGAATCCAGAACGGTTGCTTCGGCGAACTGGACGTTCATGACCAATCACACCCACGTCCTGCTGTCGCTCTATCGGCAACCCGATCAAAGGCTGCGCGATGTCGCGGTGGCGGTCGGAATTACCGAGCGCATGGTGCAGCGCGTGGTGGCAGAACTCGTCGAGGCCAACTACCTCATGATCACCAAACAGGGCCGCTGCAACCGCTACACCGTCAATGCCAGTCTGCAGTTGAGGCATCCCCTCGAGAAGCATCACACGATTGGAGAGTTACTCGATCTGCTCAGTCTGGATCCCGGTGACGACAAAGCCTGA
- a CDS encoding sodium-dependent bicarbonate transport family permease: MLEVLRINLCSPISLAFVLGLFARIIRSELSLPRELYASLSIYLLLALGLKGGVELSHASMAELAWPAVVTLLLGVITPCTAYLVLRRIGRFSIADSAGIAAHYGSVSAVTFIAAQQFVQTLGFPAEGFMPTLLTLLESPGIHVALGIGAVQTARLASQPRADGSPPVERRPLKEVLHEVLTARSMILLVGGLACGFVMGEKGYEPVKPFFEGMFKGALTLFLLEMGLAAGARLGDLKSTGLFLLAFGMIMPILHGSLGVFLGHWAGLSIGGATVLGAMAASASYIAAPPAVRMTLPEANPTLYLTAALAITFPFNIVLGIPIYFQLARMLAGGS, translated from the coding sequence ATGCTGGAAGTGTTGAGAATCAACCTGTGTTCTCCGATCTCGCTGGCATTCGTGCTGGGTTTGTTCGCCCGGATCATCCGCAGCGAACTGTCGTTGCCCCGCGAATTATACGCCTCGCTTTCGATTTATCTGCTGCTCGCACTGGGATTAAAAGGGGGCGTTGAACTTTCTCATGCGTCGATGGCCGAACTCGCCTGGCCGGCAGTCGTCACACTTTTACTCGGGGTGATCACTCCCTGCACAGCGTACCTCGTTCTTCGTCGGATCGGCAGGTTCAGTATTGCGGATTCGGCAGGGATTGCTGCTCACTACGGTTCGGTCTCTGCCGTCACGTTTATTGCTGCCCAGCAGTTCGTCCAAACGCTTGGTTTTCCCGCAGAAGGCTTCATGCCCACGTTGCTGACATTGCTCGAAAGCCCCGGGATTCATGTCGCTTTAGGGATTGGAGCGGTCCAGACAGCACGCCTGGCCAGCCAGCCTCGGGCCGATGGTTCTCCACCCGTTGAACGCCGACCACTCAAAGAAGTCTTGCACGAAGTGTTGACGGCCCGCTCGATGATTCTGCTGGTGGGAGGGCTCGCTTGCGGCTTCGTGATGGGCGAAAAAGGCTACGAACCTGTCAAACCGTTCTTTGAAGGGATGTTCAAAGGGGCCCTGACGTTATTTTTGCTCGAAATGGGATTGGCGGCTGGTGCCCGGCTGGGCGATCTCAAATCGACAGGATTGTTCCTCCTGGCCTTCGGCATGATCATGCCCATACTGCATGGAAGCCTGGGTGTCTTTCTCGGACATTGGGCGGGCCTGTCGATTGGTGGTGCCACAGTGCTTGGTGCGATGGCGGCTAGTGCCTCGTACATTGCCGCCCCACCGGCTGTCCGTATGACACTTCCTGAGGCGAACCCCACGTTGTATCTCACGGCTGCTCTGGCCATCACGTTCCCCTTTAACATCGTGCTGGGGATCCCGATTTACTTCCAACTGGCGCGGATGCTTGCCGGGGGAAGTTGA
- a CDS encoding P-II family nitrogen regulator, with translation MHTVPLTLLTIIGEGLLRERLITEIERAGAKGYTITECSGSGSRHRRVGELLGENMKLECVVSPEVADKLLGILSDEYFPHFAVIAYLSPVSVIRGDKYV, from the coding sequence GTGCATACTGTCCCTCTGACTTTGCTGACAATTATTGGTGAAGGATTGCTCCGCGAGCGTTTGATTACCGAGATCGAACGGGCTGGTGCGAAAGGATACACCATCACGGAGTGCTCGGGCTCGGGTTCACGTCACCGGCGTGTGGGTGAGCTCCTGGGTGAAAACATGAAGCTCGAATGCGTAGTCTCGCCCGAAGTGGCCGACAAGCTGCTCGGCATCCTCTCTGACGAATACTTCCCGCACTTTGCGGTCATTGCGTATCTCAGTCCCGTCTCTGTGATCCGAGGAGATAAATATGTCTGA
- a CDS encoding carbonic anhydrase, giving the protein MSEKFSRHAANEAAMTSPRTSSRRMWLKQMTATACGCGMVGSGLMNANTLLGEEPMQVPMPTTPQEALDLLYHGNERFSRGQSMAAHRDLDRVKAVARKQSPFAAFLGCADSRVPIEIVFDQGFGDLFVTRIAGNIASSENIGSLEFGAQILGSKVIYVLGHSACGAVTATMEGREVPGQISGLFQYIRPAVKAAKGDVEVAVRENVKNQAMLIAESSPVISRLVQKKELIVAGGVYDLQSGVVTPVEMSF; this is encoded by the coding sequence ATGTCTGAAAAGTTCTCTCGGCACGCCGCCAATGAAGCGGCTATGACAAGCCCCCGAACATCTTCCCGGCGCATGTGGCTTAAGCAAATGACGGCCACGGCCTGCGGCTGTGGTATGGTAGGATCTGGTCTCATGAATGCGAATACCCTATTGGGAGAAGAGCCAATGCAAGTCCCTATGCCCACGACGCCACAAGAAGCACTCGATCTTCTTTATCACGGCAACGAACGTTTCAGTCGCGGGCAATCGATGGCAGCCCATCGAGATCTGGATCGAGTCAAGGCTGTCGCTCGCAAGCAGAGCCCGTTTGCCGCTTTCCTGGGATGTGCCGACTCTCGAGTTCCTATTGAGATTGTGTTTGATCAGGGATTCGGCGATTTGTTCGTGACTCGAATTGCCGGGAATATTGCTTCGAGTGAGAACATCGGCAGCCTGGAATTCGGAGCACAGATCCTGGGCTCGAAAGTGATCTATGTGCTGGGGCATTCAGCATGTGGTGCTGTAACAGCCACGATGGAGGGTCGGGAAGTTCCCGGGCAGATCAGCGGCTTGTTCCAGTACATTCGGCCAGCCGTCAAAGCTGCCAAAGGAGATGTGGAAGTGGCCGTTCGGGAGAACGTGAAGAATCAGGCGATGCTGATTGCGGAATCGTCCCCGGTCATTTCACGACTCGTGCAGAAGAAAGAACTGATTGTCGCCGGCGGCGTTTACGACCTGCAATCGGGCGTCGTCACACCTGTGGAGATGAGTTTTTGA
- a CDS encoding RluA family pseudouridine synthase, with the protein MNEPSIFGLDDNPALVLTVEARAHGWRIDHYLSRLYPNFSRVAFQRTIEEGKVLVNGLPVKISRRLRVNDVIEFSLPAEPDQRVQPEDIPLDILYDDEYLCVINKTANMIVHPGRGNYRGTLAGALQFHFDSLSDVAGQYRAGIVHRLDRDTSGVLVVAKDNTVHQHLSRQFEERSVEKEYHAIVWGEMQFDADYVETYVRVSFRNRERMMVCPPGDNARQAATFYEVQQRFRGFTYVKLQPQTGRTHQLRVHMHHLGHPIIADRLYEGKTCVKLSDILPETPEEADETLIDRQALHARRLAFNHPVTKKRMVFEAPLPADFQKTLDTLKTHAIKPKKSPSSKLR; encoded by the coding sequence ATGAACGAGCCTTCGATTTTCGGTCTCGATGACAATCCCGCTCTGGTGCTCACCGTCGAAGCTCGTGCTCACGGCTGGCGAATTGACCATTATCTCAGCCGCCTGTATCCCAACTTTAGCCGGGTGGCATTTCAGCGCACCATCGAGGAGGGCAAAGTCCTCGTCAATGGCTTGCCCGTTAAGATTTCACGCCGCCTGCGCGTCAACGACGTGATTGAGTTCTCGCTCCCTGCTGAACCCGATCAGCGCGTTCAGCCCGAAGATATTCCGCTCGATATTCTTTACGACGACGAATATCTGTGTGTGATCAACAAAACTGCCAACATGATTGTCCATCCCGGCCGCGGAAACTATCGCGGCACGTTAGCGGGTGCTTTGCAGTTTCACTTTGACAGCTTGAGCGATGTGGCCGGCCAGTACCGTGCGGGGATTGTCCATCGACTCGACCGCGATACGAGTGGTGTGCTTGTCGTCGCCAAAGACAACACGGTGCACCAGCATCTCAGCCGCCAGTTTGAAGAGCGTTCTGTCGAGAAAGAGTATCACGCCATTGTCTGGGGTGAGATGCAGTTCGACGCCGATTATGTCGAAACGTATGTGCGGGTCAGCTTCCGCAATCGAGAGCGGATGATGGTCTGCCCACCGGGCGATAACGCGAGGCAGGCCGCTACTTTTTACGAAGTCCAGCAGCGATTTCGCGGCTTTACGTATGTGAAACTTCAGCCGCAGACGGGGCGCACGCATCAGTTGCGCGTCCACATGCACCACCTGGGTCATCCGATTATTGCCGACCGTCTGTATGAAGGGAAAACCTGCGTCAAGCTGTCGGACATACTTCCGGAAACTCCTGAAGAAGCCGATGAAACCTTGATCGACCGACAAGCCCTGCATGCCCGCCGCCTGGCCTTCAATCATCCGGTGACCAAAAAGCGTATGGTCTTCGAAGCCCCCTTACCGGCCGACTTCCAGAAGACTCTCGACACACTCAAAACCCACGCGATCAAGCCCAAAAAATCACCCTCGTCGAAGCTTCGCTAA
- a CDS encoding DUF3500 domain-containing protein encodes MEFNRRLFLGTLAAGYGALRLASSSTALASNANLANETAAAQPSVAGPRMVTAASKFLQSLTDEQRALVQFAYDDPERLNWHFIPKPRKGIKLRALTGPARKAAFALLKSGLTETGYDQAIKIMSLEEVLFLYEAGDREKRRERRDPEQYHFSIFGTPGMGAWGYRIEGHHLSLNYTLDGDRIVATTPEFYGCNPATMESVPGRVLRVLGNEEDFARQAITLASESGRAKATISQEAPKDVAGPGAPQPVVEAPIGVLLPELGTESVEKVRALVGEYLANMPEEVAQRRLAEIERSGWDQVHFAWWGGIKQYQPHHYRVQGPTFIIEYNNTQDGANHIHSMWRDVRGDFGKSLT; translated from the coding sequence ATGGAATTCAACCGACGATTGTTTCTGGGAACATTAGCAGCCGGTTATGGTGCGCTGCGATTGGCTTCTTCGAGCACGGCTTTGGCGAGCAATGCCAATCTGGCAAACGAAACTGCCGCTGCACAACCCTCAGTGGCGGGCCCGCGGATGGTGACTGCCGCCAGCAAGTTCTTGCAATCCCTCACGGACGAACAACGGGCTCTCGTACAGTTCGCTTACGATGACCCGGAGCGTCTTAACTGGCACTTTATCCCCAAGCCTCGCAAAGGGATCAAGTTGCGCGCGTTAACAGGGCCTGCCCGCAAGGCCGCCTTTGCGTTGCTGAAAAGCGGCCTCACCGAGACGGGCTACGATCAGGCCATCAAGATCATGAGTCTCGAAGAAGTTCTCTTTTTGTACGAGGCTGGTGATCGCGAAAAACGCCGCGAACGTCGCGATCCAGAACAATACCACTTCAGCATCTTCGGTACCCCCGGCATGGGAGCATGGGGTTATCGCATCGAAGGTCATCATCTCTCGCTCAACTACACACTCGATGGCGACCGGATTGTGGCCACCACACCCGAGTTCTATGGCTGTAACCCGGCTACCATGGAATCTGTTCCGGGGCGCGTTTTGAGGGTGCTGGGCAACGAAGAAGACTTTGCCCGTCAGGCGATCACTCTGGCCAGTGAATCCGGGCGTGCGAAAGCCACGATTTCGCAGGAAGCTCCCAAAGATGTTGCCGGGCCGGGAGCCCCTCAACCTGTGGTCGAAGCTCCGATCGGAGTGCTTCTCCCCGAACTGGGGACGGAATCCGTCGAAAAAGTGCGAGCTCTCGTGGGCGAGTATCTGGCGAACATGCCGGAAGAAGTGGCTCAGCGACGACTCGCCGAGATTGAGCGTTCGGGCTGGGATCAGGTTCACTTTGCCTGGTGGGGTGGGATCAAGCAGTATCAGCCGCACCATTATCGCGTTCAGGGGCCGACGTTCATCATCGAATACAACAACACCCAGGATGGTGCTAACCACATTCATTCGATGTGGCGGGATGTGCGGGGAGATTTTGGTAAGTCGTTGACGTAA
- a CDS encoding sugar phosphate isomerase/epimerase family protein, producing MLKRREFIATTTLGAGLSAATALSCQPAQAAIEQGRPFRYCLNTSTIRGQKLPIVEEIKLVGDAGYDGIEPWINEIDAYQQQGGSLPDLSKRIADAGLTVESAIGFAAFLVDDPAQRQKGLDEARRCMRLVKALGGSRIAAPPVGVTDRTDMNLDVLAERFAALVQVGREEGVWPQLELWGFSKTLHKLGEVAYLLAQCGDVNALALLDAYHIYKGGSEFGGLGAFAGNRMQCFHINDYPAEPPRSEIKDEHRVYPGDGICPLTEVLTILKNSGFRGAISLELFNRSYWQLPADQVVKTGLEKMKAVVAKAGL from the coding sequence ATGCTCAAACGACGTGAATTCATTGCGACCACAACGCTGGGTGCCGGACTATCCGCTGCAACCGCACTCTCCTGCCAGCCTGCCCAGGCGGCGATCGAGCAGGGGCGACCGTTTCGCTATTGTCTCAATACGAGCACGATACGTGGCCAGAAGCTGCCCATCGTCGAAGAGATCAAGCTCGTTGGCGATGCGGGATACGATGGGATCGAGCCCTGGATTAACGAAATCGATGCTTACCAGCAGCAGGGTGGCTCACTCCCTGATCTTTCGAAGCGCATTGCAGATGCAGGCCTGACGGTCGAGAGTGCCATTGGGTTTGCCGCCTTTTTAGTCGACGACCCGGCTCAGCGGCAGAAGGGGCTGGATGAAGCCCGCCGGTGCATGAGGCTGGTGAAGGCGTTGGGGGGATCGAGAATTGCCGCCCCTCCTGTGGGTGTGACCGATCGAACCGATATGAATCTGGATGTGCTGGCCGAGCGGTTTGCCGCACTTGTGCAAGTAGGGCGCGAAGAAGGCGTGTGGCCACAACTCGAACTTTGGGGCTTCTCGAAAACGTTGCATAAGCTGGGCGAAGTCGCTTATCTGCTGGCCCAGTGCGGCGATGTCAATGCCCTGGCTCTCTTGGATGCCTATCACATTTACAAAGGTGGCTCCGAATTCGGTGGCCTGGGAGCCTTTGCAGGGAACCGCATGCAGTGCTTCCACATCAATGATTATCCGGCCGAACCACCACGCTCGGAAATCAAAGACGAACATCGTGTTTATCCCGGCGATGGCATCTGCCCGCTGACTGAAGTTCTCACGATTCTCAAAAACAGCGGGTTTCGGGGTGCGATATCGCTCGAACTTTTTAATCGCAGCTATTGGCAGTTGCCAGCCGATCAGGTGGTGAAGACCGGTCTGGAAAAGATGAAGGCCGTTGTGGCCAAAGCCGGTTTGTAG
- a CDS encoding ATP-binding protein, whose protein sequence is MAYRFQTKCQTRLLLWPAGRSTTTTWIINSGIFTMQRVVLLEHNLAEASRMARLLAEQGFEVEITKTPVEAIQACQKSPPDLVVTDMPEKRTDADDMSFIKWLHQHQRQVPIVLSLSRNEEICALQALETGAVSYIRKRLLEQDLPQTLKNTYGLLQRMTGQKRIRKALVRAHFQYQLENDPTLTPAVLAGVEDELKLTSLFERADITRMIIGLHEAIDNAIFHGNLEVSSALRDAGATKSYFELAESRRHLSPYHERHVDFEMQLSREGAEFLIRDEGPGFNPQALPNPTAAANLERPSGRGLLLIRSFFDEVEYSPTGSELRLKKKATRSASEVK, encoded by the coding sequence ATGGCATATCGTTTCCAGACCAAGTGCCAGACACGCCTGCTGCTGTGGCCTGCAGGCAGATCGACCACGACCACCTGGATCATCAACTCGGGAATCTTCACTATGCAACGGGTTGTTCTTCTGGAACACAATCTGGCAGAAGCCAGCCGCATGGCCCGATTGCTGGCCGAACAGGGTTTTGAAGTCGAGATCACGAAAACCCCTGTCGAAGCGATTCAGGCCTGCCAGAAGTCACCACCTGATCTCGTGGTGACCGATATGCCCGAAAAGCGGACTGATGCCGACGACATGTCATTCATCAAATGGCTGCATCAGCATCAGCGGCAGGTTCCGATTGTCCTCTCGCTTTCGCGCAATGAAGAAATCTGTGCCCTACAGGCTTTAGAGACCGGAGCAGTCAGCTACATCCGTAAACGATTACTCGAACAGGATCTGCCGCAGACACTTAAGAATACTTACGGCTTACTGCAACGCATGACGGGGCAGAAGCGCATTCGCAAAGCCCTCGTGCGGGCTCATTTTCAGTATCAACTGGAGAATGATCCCACGCTGACGCCTGCAGTTCTGGCAGGGGTGGAAGACGAACTCAAGCTGACGAGTCTGTTCGAACGGGCCGACATTACCCGCATGATCATCGGCCTGCATGAAGCGATTGATAATGCGATCTTTCATGGCAATCTCGAAGTGAGTTCGGCTCTGCGCGATGCCGGTGCCACGAAGAGCTATTTTGAACTGGCCGAAAGCCGCCGGCATTTATCCCCTTATCACGAGCGGCATGTCGATTTTGAGATGCAGTTATCCCGCGAAGGGGCGGAGTTCCTGATTCGCGATGAAGGGCCGGGCTTCAATCCACAGGCCCTGCCCAATCCGACAGCGGCTGCCAATTTGGAACGCCCATCAGGCCGGGGCTTACTGCTGATCCGCAGCTTTTTCGATGAAGTCGAATACAGCCCTACGGGAAGCGAACTCCGCCTTAAGAAAAAAGCCACCCGCAGCGCAAGCGAGGTGAAGTGA
- a CDS encoding DUF4381 domain-containing protein, whose translation MQMILSQLMTRQIFVLVLSSCCLMSFTHSSKCHGEDGITDAYVQKIVEGHKNICEIRNNSLISLRYMKRSKRSPAVLATKIWNIDEKFKTHQLEIPGAPSPDIMIDDTRLEKDPDAVRVATEEYEFSFHKKPTIVNGQRQPGPLILSATTIEAQQLNYWQERMQEMLAQHVWGATTFCGKNSQNFFNEPSTSYISYDWKMLSFECKTLQIDKLPTGVLRMNFSVHAEMLNGRKEKQILDDVLASVDFDPMNSYRVISSDMTSTWRWVPQKGNLGDRWCRFRVENEYSDSFGQGIIPKRVLAQEWQATSQDGLNTTPFAIYEYLIDKVEFGTVTPADFRGEPYGVPASLIEQDPLTPPAAWWWPWLCGLLGVNALLGLMWWFKRRRESMA comes from the coding sequence ATGCAAATGATACTCAGTCAGCTAATGACCAGGCAAATCTTCGTACTTGTTTTATCTTCATGCTGCCTAATGTCATTTACGCATTCCTCTAAATGTCATGGAGAAGATGGAATAACAGACGCCTATGTTCAAAAGATCGTGGAAGGCCATAAGAATATTTGTGAGATTCGTAACAATAGTCTAATCAGTCTGCGATATATGAAGCGATCAAAAAGGTCGCCTGCAGTTCTAGCAACAAAGATATGGAATATCGACGAGAAGTTTAAAACTCATCAACTCGAAATACCTGGTGCCCCTTCTCCAGACATTATGATAGACGACACAAGATTGGAGAAAGATCCTGATGCAGTAAGGGTTGCCACAGAAGAATACGAATTTTCGTTTCACAAAAAGCCCACAATTGTTAACGGCCAACGCCAACCTGGACCGCTGATTCTATCGGCAACAACTATCGAGGCCCAACAATTGAATTATTGGCAGGAAAGAATGCAGGAAATGTTGGCGCAGCATGTATGGGGGGCAACTACGTTCTGTGGAAAGAATTCGCAGAATTTCTTTAATGAACCGTCAACGAGCTATATCTCTTACGATTGGAAAATGTTGTCTTTTGAATGCAAAACACTCCAGATTGATAAGCTGCCAACTGGGGTGTTGAGAATGAATTTTTCAGTTCATGCCGAGATGTTGAATGGCCGCAAGGAAAAGCAGATCCTGGATGACGTACTAGCCAGCGTAGATTTCGATCCGATGAATTCTTATCGCGTCATATCATCAGATATGACATCAACATGGAGGTGGGTACCACAGAAGGGAAATTTGGGAGACAGGTGGTGTCGATTCCGAGTGGAAAACGAATATAGTGATTCATTTGGTCAGGGAATTATTCCGAAAAGAGTTTTAGCCCAGGAGTGGCAGGCAACAAGTCAGGATGGATTGAACACGACGCCATTCGCCATCTATGAATACCTTATCGACAAGGTGGAGTTTGGCACTGTCACACCGGCCGATTTTCGCGGGGAACCGTACGGAGTGCCCGCTTCGCTCATTGAGCAGGACCCCCTAACTCCACCGGCCGCATGGTGGTGGCCCTGGCTCTGTGGGCTGTTGGGTGTCAATGCACTCCTGGGCCTCATGTGGTGGTTTAAACGTCGGCGAGAGTCGATGGCATGA
- a CDS encoding DUF1559 domain-containing protein, with product MKTLKTWSRKRGDSVRAGFTLIELLVVIFIIALLIALLIPAVQMAREAARRTACRSNLKQLALALHTYHERHQVLPPGTQIDDVRPPRDVPGRGAIRFTKHFPWTVMILPDIDQGVMYAQFNFDLDCQHDHRPLTSQQLKILQCVSDPAAGQPVYWDRPYYEGPWGSNNYLGVSGTNMATSKNYAWQCAEYDREAGKAPIQSGLLYENSNCRLRDVTDGTSQTLLLGERGVVQQWGKWGGAGVEQRCPFGIGDTVLPGTIDDQLYPGGLRERQETISDRLFWWSWHGGVVHMAFADGSVRGVSVSTDRGVLTAWSTRAGGEVGIE from the coding sequence ATGAAGACTCTAAAAACGTGGAGCCGAAAGCGAGGAGACTCGGTGCGAGCCGGTTTCACACTCATCGAACTGCTGGTCGTCATCTTCATCATTGCGTTACTGATAGCGTTGTTGATTCCTGCTGTGCAGATGGCCCGGGAAGCGGCCCGGCGAACGGCCTGCCGGTCGAATCTGAAGCAGTTGGCACTGGCTCTGCATACCTATCACGAGCGGCACCAGGTGCTGCCGCCGGGAACGCAGATTGATGATGTCAGGCCGCCGCGGGATGTTCCCGGCCGGGGGGCGATCCGCTTCACGAAGCACTTTCCGTGGACCGTGATGATCCTGCCGGATATCGATCAGGGGGTGATGTACGCGCAATTCAATTTCGATCTCGATTGCCAGCACGACCATCGCCCGCTCACGAGCCAGCAACTGAAGATTCTGCAGTGTGTTTCCGATCCTGCTGCAGGGCAGCCTGTCTATTGGGATCGACCTTATTATGAAGGGCCGTGGGGTAGCAATAACTACCTGGGAGTTTCCGGCACCAATATGGCGACTTCGAAAAATTATGCCTGGCAATGTGCCGAGTATGATCGAGAGGCGGGGAAGGCACCGATCCAAAGCGGATTACTCTACGAAAACAGCAATTGCCGATTGCGGGACGTGACCGATGGCACCAGCCAGACTCTGCTTTTGGGAGAGCGAGGTGTTGTGCAGCAATGGGGAAAATGGGGTGGCGCCGGTGTGGAGCAAAGGTGCCCCTTTGGTATTGGCGATACGGTCCTGCCGGGAACAATCGACGATCAGTTATATCCCGGTGGGTTGCGTGAGCGGCAGGAGACGATTTCGGATCGATTGTTCTGGTGGAGCTGGCATGGTGGAGTGGTCCATATGGCATTTGCCGATGGATCGGTGCGTGGAGTTTCTGTTTCGACAGATCGTGGTGTGTTGACGGCATGGAGCACGCGGGCAGGTGGTGAAGTGGGGATCGAGTGA
- a CDS encoding carboxypeptidase regulatory-like domain-containing protein, whose protein sequence is MALMLPVIGLAVVLGSPLYISTKWVGHADLRVRFAVVDAATGEPIPGAMVHIRAERGGLCADCEAREFTLTTDRNGHAEELVTQCLTFGSRSHWENTWFIHLPSWRFQITADGFESLPATTLSESEYMQLAERGYPTAQLTVPVKLRRIEE, encoded by the coding sequence TTGGCGCTGATGCTCCCTGTGATCGGGCTGGCGGTGGTGCTTGGTTCGCCTCTTTACATCAGTACAAAATGGGTGGGGCATGCTGATCTGAGAGTGCGGTTCGCCGTGGTCGATGCGGCGACCGGTGAGCCGATCCCCGGTGCGATGGTTCATATCCGGGCGGAGCGGGGTGGGCTTTGCGCCGATTGTGAAGCCCGTGAATTCACACTGACGACAGACAGAAACGGCCACGCCGAGGAACTCGTCACACAGTGTCTCACCTTCGGCTCTCGCAGTCATTGGGAGAACACCTGGTTCATCCATCTGCCCTCGTGGCGGTTCCAAATCACTGCCGACGGGTTTGAGTCGCTGCCGGCAACCACTCTTAGCGAATCCGAATACATGCAACTGGCGGAACGCGGCTATCCCACCGCGCAGCTCACGGTGCCGGTCAAATTGCGGCGCATCGAAGAGTGA